The Polypterus senegalus isolate Bchr_013 chromosome 5, ASM1683550v1, whole genome shotgun sequence genome includes the window AGCAGTCCAGATCTGAAGCCAACTGAGAATGTGTTGTTGAacagtccagatgtgcaaaggagacagagaaagagaaacccTGTGCCCACAAACACAAGGCTGGCGTGTCTGCCAAACGTAcatctgctaaatactgactGGAAGGGGGTGAACACTTGTGTGATCGattattttaggttttattttgccaAATAACTGAGACCATTGGGcagagatctcttttcactttcacatttacCAGGCTTCTACTGACCAGCATCAAAAATGTAAATCTTCTGTGACCCactgttgtgtaacaataaaatgtgaaaacttccccTTCTCTTTACAGGCACAGCATCCGTGAGCGTACCCTGgtatggactggtgccctgctcaCGGCGTTGGTGTCTGCAGCGCACTGCGTGTGGTCGGGTTAAACTCCCGCTCCTCAATTAcctgttttatatataaaagggaggcgtcagtcagtcagtccatcTTTATTTTACACAGTGTCTGCCATGGTAAAAGTCCAATATGTACAAATAcatcaaaatattcataaaaagaaAGGGAATCAGCTGCAAGCAGTGCAGGACGTTCAACAGATCACATGAAGGAAACGTTGCCATACTGAACACTGTAAGTGAATCACAAGCTCATCCTCTGAACAATCAGATAAGCTCAATAATTCATGGGAATTCCCGTCAGGCCAACCTACACTCTTCTGCTCTTCCTCATGTAGTCTGCAAAATATCATCTTTACATAAAACACGCTACTAccctggagaggaatgaaggtcagtaggaacaaaacagaatacatgtgtgtgaatgagagggaggtcagtggagtggtgaggatgagggagtagagttggtgaaggtggatgagtttaaatacttgggatcaacagcacagagtaatggggattgtggaagagaagtgaagaagagagtgcaggcagggtggagtgggtggagaagagtgtcagatggatatcagcaagagtgaaagggaaggtctacaggatggtagtgagaccagctttgttatatgggttggagacggtggcactgaccacaaagcaggagacagagctggaggtggcagagttaaagatgctaagatttgtattgggggtgacgaggatggacaggattagaaacgaggacattagaggatcagctaaggttggacagttgggagtcggtcagagaggcgagattgtgttggcttggacatgtgcagaggagagatgctgggtatattgggagaaggatgttaaatatagaactgccagggaagaggaaaagaggaagacctaagagaaggtttatggttgtggttacagaggacatgcaggtgatgggtgtaacagaacaagatgacgaggacaggaagatatggaagaagatgatccgctgtgagcagctgaaagaagaagaataagatatataatacgctactggtggccgtccgtctgtctgtccaggatttaaaatcacctgtagctcgcaaaccatttgacctgttgacctgacatttggtacacatatactacgtgacgtctactattcgctttcggggtgatgattgacctccaaggttattcctctttttatttttattttattgtacaatcaactctcggcagcggccgtgcggcacatgcatatgggcactgttctcatccctaccaccttagcCATCACttcctggagtggtggctctgaggctgaggatctgcattggcaatcagaaggttgccggttcgaatcctgtaaatgccaaaatggACTCTGCTCtgatgggcccttgagcaaggcccttaacctgcaattgctgagcgctttgagtagtgagaaaagcgctatataaatgcaaagaattattactattaattagCTCTTcagatcttaaatcattcttgaggcagattgaagacttaagtgccagcttaagtgaaaaattaaagaagacatacagtggaacctcgggtcacaactgtaattcattccaaaattcTGGTCGCAATCCGATTTGGTCGTAGAGATCTGAAGTAATTTCccacataggattgtatgtaaatacaaataatccGTTCCTGACCGAACGAgcagtatgtaaatatatatatgttttaaagagttttaagcacaaaaatagttaattataccatgtaatagtaaactaaatgtaaaaacattgaataacactgagaaaaccttgaacagagaatgctcgaagcagtctctttaaaaacaagcccggtgcattctttaacttccTTCTTGGCCTTACACAGCcagccagccctctctctctctcgccctcgctctctctcgctctctctcccgctcgccctctctctctctctctcacccactcgccctctctctctctctcacccactcgccctctctctctcgccctctctctctctctctcaccctctcggcctctctctctctcttgcccactcgccctctctctctctctctctcttgcccaCTCGCCCTCTCTCACCTGCTcgcccgctctctctctcacccacTAGCCCTCTCTCACCcgctcgccctctctctctctctctcacccgctcgccatctctctctctctctcacccgctcgccctctctcaccctctctctctcttgcccaCTCGCCCTCTCTCACCTGCTCGCCCTCCCTCGCCCACTCGCCCTCTCTCGCCcgctcgccctctctctctctcacccgctcgccctctctctctctctctcaccctctctctctctctcacccgctcgccctctctctctctcgcccgctcgccctctctctctctctccctctctcacccGCTCGCCCTCTCTCGCCCTCTCTCTCTTGCCCACTCGCGCTCTATCACCtgctcgccctctctctctcgcccgctcgccctctctctctctcgcacgctctctctctctcgcacgctcgccctctctctctctcgcacgctcgccctctctctctcttgcccaCTCGCCATCTCTCTCCCTTGCCCACTCGCCATCTCTCTCCCTTGCCCACTTGCCCTCTCTCGCCTGCTTGcccactctctctctcgcccACTCGTCCTCTCTCGCCCACTCGTCCTCTCTCGCCCACTCGTCCTCTCTCGCCCActcgtcctctctctctctcacacactgcacagggaatgcacagggagagactgaacacgtgcggaaatcatcggcgcatacaaACCGAAAGGgtaactggcttgttcgtcacccgagtgtgtggtcgtgaacagatgcaaaagtttggtgaactttttggtcgtaacccgatttgtttGTGTtgagagacgtttgtgaaccaaggttccactctactaagtaattgcaacacaagaactgacttaatcagttttaacgcgaaaagatgcaaacgaaagaagagaagcagcgggccacttggggggagaaaagaagagctgctcaggaagcagcaagcgcatcaacctctgagcaaacgaatgctaaacataataataatactacatttcaTTCATGCGTGTTTCCCATGGTTAAGGCacataatgagaaagagtatgaaatctATGAGTCAAATGTATTCGCTGCATGTTATCGTGGGGTGCACTGTTACTGGTTATAGAATATTACTATTACCTGAAATTCATGAATCAAAACTGATATTGTCGAGTTCCCAAAAACTAAATCGTTCCAATGCCCAGCACGACCGCAGTCCTCGCCCGTACCACAGAACAGATTTATTCAGCAGATGCAGACCAAGCTTTGCTACTTTTTGAAGAGCTACGACATTTCAATTTGTGTCGAGTTGtttaaaaaataccaaagtcATTACATGagccgcttagtcctgaacaggctgacgggggcctgctggagcctagcattgggcacaaccctggacagggcaccagtccattgcagggcacacagcCGGGCCGATTCACCTAACCAGAGTGAAGCTCTACATTAAAGTACATTTTGAAATCCTGCTCAGCTTTAATTCAATAACTTGGTGCTGTGGAGGCTTTTCTCTTTCAAGCTGTTTGTGAATATTCCAGTTTAAGGCCTACTTTGCATTCTTAGCTTAACTGCTTTCTTTAAGACCCAAAGAAATCGGATACCACGGTCGTATTTTAGAAGGGTTTTATTTGCATTTCCCATATTAAAAGAAGTCCATCTTTACAATGTGTCTTATTcctctttccttttatcctgaaaCTGTAGTTCTTCCAAGTCAAACAGAAATGGTTTATCAAAGCCCATCAGATGACTGTAGTCACTCGGTACTTCAAAAAGCATTGGATTTACCAACATGGACTTCTTCTTAGCATAAAAACTTGTGAACATCTTACTGACATCGGGTACCTGGACATCCTTCTGATGAAATACAGTTTTTGTCTCGGACAGTAACGCGCTGTAGGTAACTGCTGTGTAGATATCCGTCTGAGGACTGTGATACAGGCGGACCACGTAGCCCTTAGTAATCATATGAAGGAGCACCGGGGTCAAAAAGGTAAAGAATCCAATGATTCCACAAAACACCACTTGTAAAGCAAGACTATCGACTCCAATCCCAGTTTTCAGAAAAAGATAAGGTGCAACACAGATGCTAAACATACTGGAGGAATAGGAGAAGAACTTTACACCTGAAAGACAAAGAGAATTTatcttttacttattttaaaattcgttttgacatttttttatagCGATTAAATGTGTTGCCTCTTATTCCGAACAGAGTGAAACAAAGTGCAACTCTTCTGTCCTTGAAGATGAGCAATAAGTATTTAAACATCAGAGTGAGATGATATAACAGTTCTCACAAAATGTTGGAAATACATCTGTACAGCTAACGTAAAGAGCCaagaagaaaattcaaaaagtGATCAGTTAGTATATATAGCTACCTTACAAGGTTTGAGTCAGTGCGATTATGGATGTGGagatagaaaatcaggaagtgcaacggattagcaaggaggaagtatggacagctatgaagaggatgaagaatggaaagcctgttggtccagatgacatacctgtggaagcatagagttgtttaggagagatggcagtggagtttttaaccagattgtttaatggaatcttggaaagtgagaggatgagtgtggagtggagaagaagtgtactggtgctgatatttaagaataagggggatgtgcggAAAGGtattaactacaggggaataaaactgatgagccacagcaagttataggaaagagtagtggaagctaggttaagaaaggaggtgatggttagtgagcagcagcatggctgcatgccaagaaagagaaccacagatgtgatgtttgctctgaggatgttaatggagaagtttagagaaggccagaaggagttgcattgtgtctttgtggaccaggagaaagcatatgacacggtgcttcgagaggagctgtggtattgtatgaggaagtcgggaatggcagagaagtatgtaagagttgcacaggatatgtacgagggaagtgtgacagtggtgaggtctgcagtaggagtgacggaggtgggattatatcaggaatcggctctgagccctttcttatatgCAATTGTGatggttgacagacgagattagacaggagtccccgtggactatgatgtttgctgatgacattgtgatctgtagtgataggagggagcaggttgaggagattctggagaggtggaggtctgctctagagaggagaggaatgaaggtcagtaggaacaacacagaatacatgtgtgtgaatgagagggaggtcagtggaatggtgaggatgcagggagtagagttggcgaaggtggatgagtttaaatacttgggatcaacagcacagagtaaatgaggattgtggaagagagatgaaaaagagagtgaaggcagggtggaatgggtggagaagagtgatagatgggtatcagcaagagtgaaagggaaggtctacaggacggtagtgagaccaactatgtcaTATGgattagagacggtggcactgaccagaaagcaaagatttgctaagatttgtattgggtgtgacgaggatggacaggattagaaatgaggacattaaagggtcagctcaggttggagagtttggagacaaagtcagaaaagtgagattgcattggtttggacatatgcagaggagagatgctgggtatattgggagaaggatgttaaagatagagctgccaggtaagagaaaaagaggaaggcctaagagaaggtttatggatgtgatgagagaggacatgcaggtgctgggtgtaacagaacaagatgtagaggacagaaagatatggaaaaagttgatccactgtggcgaaCCGTAATgggagcagaagaagaagaagaagctgtcaGGTTGTCAAGTGGCACTTATGTTCTGTTACCGTTGCTTGCTCCCTCCTTTACTCCCCTTTCATGCTGTTGGTGTGTCCCGATGTGTAACTGGTTACGTCTGTTCTGTGTTTGCTCTACAAAGGACTTGTGTTCAGAGCAAAGAAGAATCCCAGCCCTGCCTCCTTTGCAATCAGATTTGTCTAAAGTACATCTTTGGGTATAAACACTGAGCATGTTATGTGTAATCGCCATCAATATATGCTACCTCACTTACATAACTATTTCATATATGCTATGGGTATTCCAATTTTAGGTTTGCACTAGTGTTGTGGGGCCATACACAATTCTCTGGAATAGATACACATATCACACAACTCATTAAAAAGTCTGTAGTGAATGGTGTCAAAATGCATGCAGAAAAGGCTCCGGCCACGGGGATTCTTCCTAAAAACTTGCCCCAATTTCCTCCTGTCCTTGCACTTTCAAACGTTCGGGGTTACAGATTCTCATTTCTACTCATGAacgagaggttaggagcacacgctgatacagcgcattgctgcacccaccacatgacaaaccaactccggatcccagattaggacccgagtacagagccaccattccacccaTTAACAgttatggaaaaaagaaagcacAACCTCCTTGAATACTGTGATTTTATTAATCGGGGTCTACAACACAATTGTGCTATCATCACCAACTGCTATAAACAGAGACATCTAAGCTCCGATGACAAATAAAGcataacagattttaaaaaaaaaaacattcagaaaccATGTGGGGAAAAAACAAGTAGTGCACCTTTAAATCTCCCACAGTAAATAACTGGGTGTTTAGCAGCCACGTGTTATGAAATACATGCACAAGATGAGATAATTACCTGGAAGTGTGACTATGTCTATAACACCGAAACATTGGCTAGTTTGGTGTTCTAGAGCACTCAAGATTACATTCCCATCATGCCAAGGATAAAGGACATCAGCCATGACCTCAGGGATGCAACTGTTGTGGCTCATCAGTCCAGAAAGGGTTACAAGGCCATTACCAAACAATTTGAAGTTCAACATTCTACAGTGACAGAGACCATTTCCAAATGGAGAGCATTCACGACAGTTGCCAATCCTCCCAGAAGTCAACGCGccagcaaattcagcccaagGTAAGACCATTTAATGCTCAAAGAAATCAAGAAAAACCCCAACAACTACTTCACGTGACCAACTGACTTTGGTATGTTGGCAATGTTCATAAAGACAGAACAAGTATGGCTTTCATGGAAGGGTGGCAAAGCAAAATCCCTTCTCTCCATAAGAAACATAGTGCCATGGCTTAGGTGTACCAGCCCACAAACATTTGGGAACAATAACTTTTGGATTGATGAAACCAAGCTGGAGATGCTTGGACATCATGCACGGAGCTATGTTTGGCAAAAATGAAACTCGGTGTAACTTCATGCACACTGGCAAACATGGGGGTGGAGGAGCACTGACTTGGGCTTGGTTTGACAGCCACAGGACCTGGGAAACTTGTAGTCATTGAAACAACCCTGGACTCCACTTTTTACCATGATAGCCTTGAGGCGCCATCTGTCTGAGTGCTTAAGCTGCGATGTAATTGGATCATACAAAAGACCAGGAAAATTGACATCTAAATGGCCATTTATTTGTTGGATGAAAGTGCTAAAATAAAGACACCCTGCACAACTCGGAGTTAAAAGGTATTCCTGCTAACCACCTATCAAAATTATCAAGGCCATCCTAGCTCTCACAACAAATATGACAAAACAGAcagatcgatcgatcgatcgatagatcgatagatagacagacatcgatagatagatagatagacagacaaacagattgatagatagatacacagacatatcgatagatagacagatcgatagatagatacacagacata containing:
- the tmem70 gene encoding transmembrane protein 70, mitochondrial; this encodes MLRLILRSTDRLFTRRLICSGSLLNRRSVLSGRPVETTGWTLLTGRSGAHQEQFTVSTLSRCFSVSSRRNEENKLIYKGNLAKAIIRVKFFSYSSSMFSICVAPYLFLKTGIGVDSLALQVVFCGIIGFFTFLTPVLLHMITKGYVVRLYHSPQTDIYTAVTYSALLSETKTVFHQKDVQVPDVSKMFTSFYAKKKSMLVNPMLFEVPSDYSHLMGFDKPFLFDLEELQFQDKRKEE